In Litorimonas taeanensis, one DNA window encodes the following:
- a CDS encoding ETC complex I subunit, whose protein sequence is MFAKIYQPNPSAMTSGRAKTHFWVLEFVTKSPSIIDPLTGNTRSVDPRSQVELKFDTQEDAISYAKANNIPHRVIDKRETKRIRRSYADNFSYDRKLPWTH, encoded by the coding sequence ATGTTTGCTAAAATCTATCAACCCAATCCGTCTGCTATGACCTCTGGTCGAGCCAAAACGCATTTTTGGGTGCTAGAATTTGTAACGAAGTCACCTTCAATTATCGACCCTTTGACAGGGAACACACGTTCTGTTGACCCCCGTTCACAAGTTGAACTTAAGTTTGATACACAGGAAGATGCAATATCATACGCGAAAGCTAATAATATTCCACATCGAGTGATTGATAAACGTGAGACAAAGCGTATTCGTCGGTCTTACGCTGATAACTTCAGTTATGACCGTAAATTGCCTTGGACGCACTAA
- a CDS encoding ATP-binding protein, translating to MSPSFSAGKITAKRAEYKPVELGRVLTVGSAAAVISINKSVIRNNLLHHTQIGTVLKILTTNSIVVAMVSSLKIGAVDEDGLNDGCLATLNILGEISTNPVTKETKFFRGVRTFPVLNEAVYNMSPKDLELIFNRENASCIDIGHLQQDESITAKVRTNDLLSKHFAIIGSTGSGKSCTVALVLQAILNESPQGHVVLFDPHNEYSKSFGNRAEVINSESLDLPLWMFDFVETVELLTSDIPNHATEEEDVLHEVILKAKRLFDRAQRNNDISSQVKLDDIEAELQRATHISLDSPVPYRIRDVLKIIDNEMGKLENSSNLGPYKRLKRRIMSIMSEPRYKFIFKNQASPRSIEDILGRIFRLPVRGKPISILDFSSIPSEALNIVVSVVSRLAFELATWSERKIPILLVCEEAHRYIPRDATQGFASTRRIISRIAKEGRKYGVSLAIVSQRPSELEPSTLSQCSTIFSMRLSNEVDQNFVKAAVPDGAAELLSFLPSLGTAEAMVFGEAVNLPMRVLLNRLPEAYLPHSSSAVFTDLWKRDTTTPAFMQTVFERWRNRSLETRKTNVVGFENVSPQSNSPAQNQSHSPAKGITPIMRQRILERSAPKSQTLGDVKSMINSAFNRDI from the coding sequence ATGTCACCTAGTTTTAGCGCTGGTAAAATAACGGCTAAACGTGCGGAGTATAAGCCCGTAGAGCTTGGCCGTGTTTTAACCGTAGGGTCAGCTGCTGCCGTTATATCAATTAACAAGTCAGTGATTCGAAACAACCTTTTGCATCACACACAGATTGGTACGGTTCTTAAGATTCTGACGACTAATTCTATTGTTGTCGCCATGGTGTCTTCCTTAAAAATCGGGGCTGTAGATGAAGATGGCCTTAATGACGGCTGCCTAGCAACTCTGAACATTCTTGGTGAAATTTCGACAAATCCCGTCACAAAAGAGACTAAATTCTTTAGAGGGGTACGGACGTTTCCCGTTTTGAACGAAGCCGTTTACAACATGTCTCCGAAAGATTTGGAGCTCATTTTCAACCGCGAAAACGCATCATGTATTGATATCGGGCACTTGCAACAGGATGAATCGATTACCGCTAAAGTACGTACGAATGACCTGTTGTCCAAACATTTTGCGATCATCGGGTCTACGGGATCAGGTAAATCTTGTACGGTAGCGCTCGTTTTGCAGGCTATTCTTAATGAGAGTCCTCAAGGTCATGTTGTCCTCTTTGACCCTCATAATGAGTATTCTAAAAGTTTTGGAAATCGCGCGGAGGTGATTAATTCTGAATCACTAGACTTACCTCTATGGATGTTCGACTTTGTGGAAACTGTTGAGCTTTTAACCAGCGATATCCCTAATCATGCCACTGAAGAGGAAGATGTTCTTCATGAAGTGATTCTAAAGGCGAAGCGTTTATTTGATAGAGCTCAGCGTAATAATGATATCTCTTCGCAGGTGAAGCTTGATGACATAGAGGCAGAGCTACAGCGCGCGACTCACATTTCGCTTGATTCGCCTGTCCCCTATCGAATTCGGGACGTTCTAAAGATAATCGATAATGAAATGGGGAAATTAGAGAATTCCTCTAATTTAGGCCCCTATAAACGCCTAAAACGCCGTATCATGAGTATCATGTCGGAGCCGCGATATAAGTTTATTTTTAAAAACCAAGCATCTCCGCGCTCTATAGAGGATATACTGGGGCGAATTTTCCGACTGCCAGTGCGTGGAAAACCTATTTCAATCTTAGACTTCTCAAGCATTCCTTCTGAAGCCCTAAATATTGTTGTTAGCGTAGTGAGCCGCCTAGCCTTTGAACTTGCCACATGGTCAGAGCGAAAAATCCCCATCTTGTTGGTTTGTGAAGAGGCCCATCGATATATTCCAAGAGATGCGACTCAAGGATTTGCGTCTACACGCCGTATTATTTCTCGAATTGCGAAAGAGGGACGGAAATATGGGGTTTCGCTCGCTATTGTTTCGCAGAGACCTTCAGAGCTAGAGCCTTCAACACTGTCGCAGTGCTCAACTATATTTTCCATGCGTTTGTCAAATGAGGTCGATCAAAACTTCGTTAAAGCTGCTGTGCCTGATGGCGCCGCGGAACTACTGTCATTCTTGCCATCATTGGGAACGGCTGAGGCTATGGTCTTTGGTGAAGCCGTGAATTTGCCGATGCGTGTTTTGCTAAACCGATTACCGGAAGCCTATTTGCCGCATAGCTCTAGTGCTGTATTTACAGACCTGTGGAAGCGCGACACAACTACGCCTGCCTTTATGCAAACGGTTTTTGAAAGGTGGAGAAACCGAAGTCTAGAAACTCGCAAAACAAATGTCGTGGGTTTTGAAAATGTGTCGCCACAGAGCAATTCACCAGCACAGAATCAGAGCCATTCACCTGCCAAAGGTATCACGCCAATTATGCGGCAACGAATATTAGAACGCTCAGCACCGAAATCTCAAACATTGGGTGACGTAAAATCTATGATTAACTCTGCCTTTAATCGGGATATATGA
- a CDS encoding DUF192 domain-containing protein — protein MKKIIVSFVLAALLGATASAQTSRNDVVDFGAPQPLTITSQSGEHTFMVEEAKTLDQQARGMMFREEMDENSGMIFEFSEPKVATIWMKNTAIPLDILFVRSNGKILKIEHMAQPYKLRSASSEAVVAAVLELKGGRSLELGIQPGDTIKHTFFGNSAP, from the coding sequence ATGAAAAAAATTATTGTAAGCTTTGTTTTAGCGGCCCTTCTTGGTGCAACTGCATCTGCTCAGACGAGTCGGAATGATGTCGTTGACTTTGGCGCTCCCCAGCCTCTCACAATCACCTCTCAATCTGGGGAACACACCTTTATGGTTGAAGAGGCTAAAACGCTGGATCAGCAAGCCAGAGGCATGATGTTCCGAGAAGAAATGGACGAAAACTCAGGCATGATTTTCGAATTCTCTGAGCCAAAAGTTGCCACTATTTGGATGAAAAACACCGCCATTCCTCTTGATATTTTATTTGTACGCTCAAATGGTAAGATTTTAAAAATCGAACATATGGCTCAACCTTATAAATTAAGAAGCGCTTCTTCAGAGGCTGTGGTCGCTGCTGTGCTGGAATTAAAAGGCGGGCGCTCTTTGGAATTAGGAATTCAGCCTGGAGATACAATAAAACACACTTTTTTTGGTAATTCTGCACCATAA
- the recJ gene encoding single-stranded-DNA-specific exonuclease RecJ: protein MDNTNLSKTALLGVSQSVRKQSWVYRAEEAEVETLLKSTDIPALTARLLAGRGIGPEEVAKFLSPRLRDAMPDPSTLKDMDETVQIIFRAITEKRNVCVFADYDVDGGTSASQLLRWAKGMDQTWSLYVPDRLLEGYGPSVAAFDKLKLSGIELVITVDCGAAAHEALSHATDIGLEVVVIDHHLMDESRPRAKAIVNPNRHDDESGLGNLAAAGVCFMTVVALNREARRRGLRVPVKALDLLGLAALGTVCDVVPLVGLNRAIVSQGLKVLSQQNMAGIEALADIAGLTPPFTTRDAGFGFGPRINAGGRIGVSHMGAELLSTENAQLAYSHAAELDQVNKERRAIQNQIQTEAMQEAEKVDIDNSIIIVSMENWHPGIIGIVAGRIKDRFNKPCLVIGVDKDGVGKGSGRSIKGVNLGAALSKAKSAGLLLSGGGHEMAGGLTVSESKIVPFTKFMQAELAEAVREAQKHQRLKVDAIIHPKAVNLDSLSILNEVAPFGAGNPSPVFVLSDVIIDYAERIKGGPHIRLQIKSRDGSSLRAMAFGADDSGLSESLLTGGNQPVHIAGQIKRNEWNGRVSADFHILDIARAEP from the coding sequence ATGGACAATACGAACCTTAGTAAAACGGCATTATTGGGCGTTTCTCAGTCAGTTCGAAAGCAGTCTTGGGTCTATCGGGCCGAAGAAGCAGAGGTTGAAACCCTCTTAAAATCAACTGACATCCCTGCCTTAACCGCGCGTCTATTAGCAGGTAGAGGTATAGGGCCTGAAGAGGTCGCCAAATTTCTTAGTCCTCGACTGCGTGATGCAATGCCAGACCCCTCTACGCTCAAAGATATGGATGAAACCGTTCAGATAATCTTTAGGGCTATAACCGAGAAGCGTAATGTATGCGTTTTTGCAGATTATGACGTCGATGGTGGAACGTCTGCCTCACAGCTGTTGAGATGGGCAAAAGGGATGGACCAAACTTGGTCGCTCTACGTCCCTGATAGATTGCTAGAGGGCTATGGTCCTTCTGTGGCGGCTTTTGATAAATTAAAGCTTAGTGGCATTGAGTTAGTGATTACAGTCGATTGCGGCGCAGCTGCACATGAAGCGCTTTCGCATGCTACAGACATAGGCTTAGAGGTCGTGGTCATTGATCATCATTTAATGGACGAATCACGCCCAAGGGCAAAAGCTATAGTAAACCCAAACCGACATGATGATGAATCTGGTCTGGGTAACTTAGCCGCGGCAGGCGTTTGTTTCATGACGGTTGTAGCACTTAACCGTGAGGCGAGGCGTCGAGGATTAAGGGTTCCTGTAAAGGCTCTTGATTTATTAGGTTTAGCTGCACTTGGGACCGTTTGTGATGTTGTTCCTTTGGTAGGGTTAAACAGGGCGATTGTTTCTCAAGGTTTAAAGGTTTTGTCTCAACAAAATATGGCGGGAATCGAAGCTTTAGCCGATATTGCTGGTTTGACCCCGCCCTTTACCACCCGTGATGCTGGTTTTGGTTTTGGTCCGCGTATTAATGCTGGTGGGCGAATCGGAGTTTCTCATATGGGGGCCGAGTTACTTTCCACTGAGAATGCTCAACTCGCCTATTCACATGCTGCGGAATTGGACCAGGTTAATAAAGAACGCAGGGCAATACAGAATCAAATCCAAACCGAAGCCATGCAGGAAGCTGAAAAAGTAGACATTGATAATTCTATTATAATAGTATCAATGGAAAATTGGCATCCTGGAATTATTGGCATAGTGGCGGGCCGTATCAAAGACCGGTTTAATAAGCCATGCCTTGTTATAGGTGTGGACAAAGACGGAGTTGGGAAGGGGTCTGGCCGCTCTATTAAGGGCGTTAATTTGGGGGCAGCATTGTCCAAAGCAAAATCTGCTGGCTTGTTACTGTCAGGAGGCGGGCATGAAATGGCGGGCGGCCTTACTGTCAGTGAGTCAAAAATTGTCCCATTTACTAAGTTTATGCAAGCAGAACTAGCCGAGGCTGTAAGAGAAGCCCAAAAACACCAAAGATTAAAGGTAGATGCGATTATTCACCCCAAGGCTGTGAATCTAGATAGCCTTTCTATATTGAATGAAGTGGCACCATTTGGCGCAGGAAATCCGTCACCAGTTTTCGTTCTCTCAGATGTTATCATTGATTATGCCGAACGTATCAAAGGTGGCCCACATATTCGTCTGCAAATCAAAAGTCGTGATGGGTCTAGTCTTCGGGCAATGGCCTTTGGTGCAGATGATAGCGGTCTTTCGGAAAGTCTTTTAACCGGAGGGAATCAGCCTGTTCACATCGCGGGGCAAATTAAACGCAATGAATGGAATGGCCGAGTCTCTGCCGATTTCCATATTTTAGATATTGCGAGGGCTGAACCGTAG
- a CDS encoding LL-diaminopimelate aminotransferase has protein sequence MIESEEFYRIKRLPPYVFAEVNKLKAELRAGGMDIIDFGFGNPDLPTPQHVIDKLIETVQKPKTTGYSASRGIKGLRQACSRYYKRRFDVDLDADSEVIATIGSKEGFANLAQAITAPGDVIYAPDPSYPLHAYGFIIAGAVIQGIPAITADEYLAGVKAALAEAEKPPMAIVVCFPSNPTGQIADLSFYEEIVAIAKEHDIIILSDLAYSEIYFDTPPPSIFQVKGAKEDILAIETTSLSKTYSMAGWRMGFAVGSKRLIGALARVKSYLDYGAFTPIQVAACAALDGPQDVVEDAREIYKRRRDVVVESFKRAGWDVPSPDASMFTWAPLPPKFAHLGSVEFCKLLMKEAGVAVSPGNGFGPNGEGYVRIALVENEQRIRQAARNIKQFLSSDIENLVE, from the coding sequence GTGATTGAGTCAGAAGAATTTTATAGAATCAAACGATTGCCGCCTTATGTTTTTGCGGAAGTTAATAAACTAAAAGCCGAACTCCGTGCTGGTGGAATGGACATTATTGATTTCGGATTTGGCAACCCAGATTTACCTACGCCGCAGCATGTCATCGATAAGCTTATTGAAACGGTGCAAAAACCAAAGACAACTGGATATTCTGCATCCCGCGGAATTAAAGGGCTTCGGCAGGCTTGCTCCCGTTATTATAAACGTCGATTCGATGTTGATTTAGATGCAGATTCTGAAGTCATCGCGACGATAGGTTCAAAAGAAGGGTTTGCTAACCTAGCGCAAGCAATCACAGCGCCGGGTGATGTTATATATGCACCTGACCCGTCTTATCCTCTCCATGCTTATGGATTTATTATAGCCGGCGCAGTTATCCAAGGAATCCCAGCAATCACTGCGGATGAATACCTAGCAGGCGTAAAGGCTGCTCTAGCTGAGGCGGAAAAGCCACCAATGGCCATTGTGGTCTGTTTTCCATCAAACCCTACAGGACAAATTGCTGACCTAAGTTTTTATGAGGAAATTGTCGCGATTGCTAAAGAGCATGATATTATAATTTTATCAGACTTGGCATATTCAGAAATTTATTTTGATACGCCTCCTCCTTCGATTTTCCAGGTTAAAGGAGCTAAAGAAGATATTCTTGCAATCGAGACGACATCATTATCAAAAACCTACTCTATGGCGGGGTGGCGTATGGGATTTGCTGTCGGTTCCAAGCGCCTAATCGGGGCTTTAGCACGGGTTAAGTCCTATTTGGACTATGGGGCATTTACACCAATTCAAGTCGCGGCCTGCGCGGCGCTTGATGGTCCGCAAGATGTTGTTGAAGATGCGCGTGAAATTTATAAGCGACGCCGAGATGTCGTCGTGGAAAGTTTCAAAAGGGCAGGGTGGGATGTTCCGTCCCCAGATGCCTCTATGTTTACATGGGCGCCATTGCCGCCTAAATTCGCCCATCTGGGGTCTGTTGAGTTTTGTAAGCTCTTAATGAAAGAAGCTGGCGTTGCGGTATCGCCCGGAAATGGTTTCGGCCCTAATGGTGAGGGCTATGTACGTATTGCCTTAGTAGAAAATGAGCAAAGAATTCGTCAAGCCGCTCGGAATATTAAACAGTTCCTTTCGTCAGATATTGAAAATTTGGTTGAATAG
- the argC gene encoding N-acetyl-gamma-glutamyl-phosphate reductase, whose product MSTSKKAAVLGASGYTGVEVIRLIQNHPKIEVAALTGHSRAGERAGDVFANISHLNLPDLQDWNDVDWSNIDVAFACLPHGASQETIAQILPKVETVIDLSADFRLRDPELYAATYGRPHNFTSLLDEAVYGLSEWAIEDLKGAELVACPGCFPTCSLLPLLPLLEKDLIDAKSLPISAITGVTGAGRKATLGLSFTELAEGAQAYGVGAHRHAPEIDQIIKRISGQDSCVTMTPHLVPLNRGMITTTVVTLRAGKTVADLRNAMLARYTNSSFISVLDEGEVPQTRHVRGSNRCHMNVFDNRTPNTAIVVAVIDNLTKGSSGQALQNYNLSQGWDETLGLTGLALFP is encoded by the coding sequence ATGTCGACATCTAAAAAAGCGGCGGTTCTTGGAGCGTCAGGATATACGGGGGTTGAGGTTATTCGATTAATACAAAACCACCCAAAAATAGAAGTGGCTGCATTAACGGGGCATAGCCGCGCCGGAGAGCGCGCAGGGGATGTTTTCGCTAATATTTCTCATTTAAATTTGCCAGATTTACAAGATTGGAATGATGTAGACTGGTCTAATATTGATGTGGCTTTTGCTTGCTTGCCTCATGGGGCTAGCCAAGAGACCATTGCGCAAATTTTACCAAAGGTTGAAACTGTTATAGATCTTTCAGCGGACTTCCGCCTACGTGATCCTGAACTTTATGCGGCAACATATGGTCGGCCCCATAATTTTACGTCGTTGTTAGATGAGGCTGTTTATGGGCTCAGTGAGTGGGCGATAGAGGACTTAAAAGGGGCTGAGTTAGTTGCTTGTCCTGGATGCTTCCCGACTTGTTCGCTTTTACCATTATTGCCCCTCCTTGAAAAAGATCTTATTGATGCAAAGTCACTTCCGATTTCTGCCATTACTGGGGTCACTGGGGCGGGTCGCAAAGCGACTTTGGGGCTGTCCTTTACAGAGTTGGCGGAAGGTGCGCAGGCCTATGGGGTAGGGGCTCACCGTCATGCACCCGAAATAGATCAAATTATTAAGCGTATTTCCGGTCAAGATAGCTGCGTAACCATGACACCACACCTGGTGCCTTTGAACCGAGGTATGATTACTACAACTGTCGTGACGCTAAGGGCAGGCAAGACTGTTGCTGATTTACGCAATGCGATGCTTGCACGTTATACTAATTCGAGTTTCATTTCCGTGTTGGATGAAGGTGAAGTTCCCCAAACGCGTCATGTTCGCGGTTCGAATCGTTGCCATATGAATGTGTTTGATAACCGTACCCCGAATACAGCCATCGTTGTTGCTGTAATTGATAACTTAACAAAAGGGTCCTCTGGACAAGCTTTGCAAAATTATAACCTTTCTCAAGGGTGGGACGAAACTTTGGGGCTGACAGGGTTAGCGTTGTTCCCTTAG
- the rpsI gene encoding 30S ribosomal protein S9, with the protein MAETQTLADLKDVMDGKTAEAGAVDVTALPEPKIDELGRAYATGKRKNSIARVWIKPGNGKVTVNGRDQEVYFARPVLRLIIRQAFEVSDRVDSYDVVATVKGGGLSGQAGAVRHGITKALTYYEPALRRPLKAAGFITRDSRVVERKKYGKAKARKSFQFSKR; encoded by the coding sequence ATGGCTGAAACTCAAACACTTGCAGACCTTAAAGATGTCATGGACGGTAAGACAGCCGAAGCTGGCGCAGTTGATGTCACCGCATTGCCAGAGCCTAAGATTGATGAGCTTGGCCGTGCCTATGCAACAGGTAAGCGTAAAAACTCTATTGCGCGCGTCTGGATCAAGCCTGGTAATGGTAAAGTAACGGTCAACGGTCGTGACCAAGAAGTTTACTTTGCTCGTCCAGTTCTTCGTTTGATCATTCGTCAGGCTTTCGAAGTTTCTGATCGTGTTGATTCCTACGATGTTGTTGCCACTGTAAAGGGCGGCGGGTTATCAGGACAAGCTGGGGCGGTTCGCCACGGCATTACAAAAGCCCTGACATATTACGAACCTGCATTGCGTCGTCCGTTGAAGGCCGCAGGCTTTATTACTCGTGACTCACGCGTTGTTGAGCGTAAGAAGTATGGTAAGGCGAAAGCCCGTAAGAGCTTCCAGTTCTCTAAGCGTTAA
- the rplM gene encoding 50S ribosomal protein L13 produces the protein MKTTKFLKTAEVEKKWILVDAEDVVTGRLATFIAMRLRGKHLPTYTPHIDCGDNVIVINAEKVAFTGNKRNDKVYYWHTGHPGGLKERTADKILDGRFPDRVLRKAVQRMLPKESPLARKQLSNLRVYAGAEHPHEAQNPEVIDFKSMSPKNVKRG, from the coding sequence ATGAAAACGACAAAGTTTTTGAAAACCGCTGAAGTTGAGAAGAAATGGATTCTCGTCGATGCGGAAGATGTCGTCACAGGTCGTTTGGCAACGTTTATCGCCATGCGCCTTCGCGGCAAACATTTACCAACATACACGCCGCATATTGATTGTGGTGATAATGTTATTGTTATCAACGCTGAAAAAGTTGCCTTCACAGGTAACAAGCGTAATGACAAAGTTTATTACTGGCACACTGGTCACCCAGGTGGTTTGAAAGAGCGTACAGCGGATAAGATCCTTGATGGTCGCTTCCCTGATCGCGTACTTCGCAAAGCCGTACAGCGCATGTTGCCAAAAGAGAGCCCGCTTGCTCGCAAACAACTCTCTAACCTTCGTGTCTACGCTGGTGCAGAACATCCACATGAAGCTCAGAACCCTGAAGTCATCGACTTTAAATCTATGAGCCCAAAAAACGTGAAGAGAGGCTAG
- a CDS encoding COX15/CtaA family protein encodes MIDFDKPNKSVSVWLLVVMLLVMAIIVVGGGTRLTNSGLSITEWAPIRGSLPPLSHEAWLAEFEKYKLIPEFEAEHPDMDLAGFKAIYFWEWAHRQLGRIIGLAYLLPFIYFTVRRKLPKRNFRPFLLPLVLIGLQGAIGWWMVHSGLQEGMVDVSHYRLATHLGMAFIILGVLYWLRKSHNNGFRPTKIHAEYKKRTALLGVMVFIQIIAGAFVAGTKSGRSYNEWPLMDGDFIPAGYGAMSPLWLNAFENTAAIQFNHRFLAYILFGFALWVCFSMRKSQYMRSISVMLLGILFWQVGLGIMTLLSGDNFDPAHIKLALLHQFSAVFVFIVALAMAWKSRHFVR; translated from the coding sequence ATGATAGATTTTGATAAACCCAATAAAAGTGTTTCTGTGTGGCTTTTAGTCGTCATGTTGTTAGTCATGGCAATCATCGTCGTCGGCGGTGGGACCCGATTAACGAATTCGGGGCTATCTATTACTGAATGGGCACCCATTCGTGGTTCTCTTCCGCCGTTATCACATGAGGCATGGCTCGCTGAATTTGAAAAATATAAATTGATCCCCGAATTCGAGGCTGAACATCCTGATATGGATTTGGCAGGTTTTAAGGCCATTTATTTTTGGGAGTGGGCACATAGGCAGTTAGGGCGTATTATTGGCCTCGCATATCTTTTACCGTTTATTTATTTCACCGTTAGGCGAAAGCTCCCTAAACGCAATTTTAGACCCTTTCTTTTACCTCTTGTCTTGATTGGCCTTCAAGGCGCGATCGGCTGGTGGATGGTTCACAGCGGCCTGCAAGAGGGCATGGTAGATGTTAGTCACTATAGATTAGCTACACATCTCGGCATGGCTTTTATCATCTTAGGTGTACTTTATTGGCTTAGGAAAAGTCATAATAATGGTTTTCGACCGACTAAAATACATGCTGAGTATAAAAAGCGAACGGCTCTGTTGGGCGTTATGGTTTTTATCCAAATAATTGCAGGAGCCTTTGTTGCGGGAACGAAGTCTGGCCGTAGTTATAATGAATGGCCTCTTATGGATGGTGATTTTATCCCTGCAGGATATGGGGCTATGTCTCCCCTATGGCTAAATGCTTTTGAAAACACGGCAGCAATTCAGTTTAACCATAGATTTTTAGCTTATATCTTGTTCGGTTTTGCACTCTGGGTGTGTTTCAGTATGAGAAAGTCTCAGTACATGCGCTCTATCTCAGTTATGTTGCTTGGTATCTTGTTCTGGCAGGTGGGCTTAGGCATTATGACGTTGTTGTCAGGCGACAATTTTGACCCCGCTCACATCAAGCTGGCTTTACTACATCAGTTTTCTGCTGTGTTTGTCTTTATCGTGGCGCTTGCTATGGCTTGGAAAAGCCGACATTTCGTACGGTAA
- a CDS encoding MerR family transcriptional regulator, translating to MQAKTTRAFRTISEAGEELDLQPHVLRFWESKFPQIKPIKRGGGRRFYRPEDIELLRGIKILLHDEGHPIKDVQKLMRLKGAARIIELGQSVEKAAKESKVQDTILVPERIKKQTPRKENATQLHKNLEKDASSLSVPPETKPEAKTVERDSEQISLEKPSISAPEAPVSQPLEQAPSAEALQHKQDLEEALERLRTLKSRWGQFSAKS from the coding sequence ATGCAAGCGAAGACGACACGCGCCTTTAGAACAATCAGTGAAGCTGGTGAAGAACTGGATCTGCAACCGCATGTCTTGCGGTTTTGGGAGTCAAAATTTCCTCAAATAAAGCCTATTAAGCGAGGCGGAGGACGGCGGTTTTACCGTCCCGAAGATATTGAGCTTTTAAGAGGCATTAAAATTCTTCTTCATGATGAAGGGCATCCTATCAAGGATGTTCAAAAACTGATGCGGTTGAAGGGGGCGGCTAGGATAATTGAATTAGGCCAATCAGTTGAAAAGGCCGCTAAAGAGAGCAAAGTTCAAGACACAATCTTAGTCCCTGAGCGGATTAAAAAGCAGACTCCGAGAAAAGAAAACGCAACACAACTGCACAAGAATTTGGAAAAGGATGCATCCTCTTTGAGTGTGCCACCTGAGACAAAGCCGGAGGCTAAAACTGTTGAACGTGACTCTGAACAGATTTCATTAGAGAAACCATCAATATCGGCTCCAGAAGCGCCTGTTTCCCAGCCACTTGAACAAGCGCCAAGTGCGGAAGCCCTTCAGCATAAACAAGACCTTGAAGAAGCTCTAGAGCGGTTAAGAACACTCAAATCACGGTGGGGGCAATTCAGTGCAAAATCTTAA
- a CDS encoding integration host factor subunit alpha — translation MVENMQNPGTVTRADLAEAVYREIGLSRTESSELVESVIDYICEALLKGENVKLAGFGTFSLRDKKERIGRNPKTGEEVPITSRRVLVFKPSQVLRERVDSALSPKK, via the coding sequence ATGGTGGAGAACATGCAAAATCCCGGGACTGTAACCCGAGCAGATTTAGCGGAAGCGGTCTATCGCGAAATCGGGCTTTCACGTACAGAAAGCTCGGAACTCGTTGAATCTGTTATAGATTATATCTGTGAGGCCCTTTTGAAGGGAGAAAACGTCAAACTTGCGGGGTTTGGAACATTTTCTCTGCGCGATAAGAAAGAGCGAATAGGTCGCAACCCAAAAACTGGTGAAGAAGTACCTATCACATCTCGTCGCGTTCTCGTCTTTAAGCCGTCTCAAGTCTTAAGAGAGCGTGTCGATTCGGCATTATCACCAAAAAAGTGA